The Sesamum indicum cultivar Zhongzhi No. 13 linkage group LG6, S_indicum_v1.0, whole genome shotgun sequence genomic interval TCTATTTCTCTTTCCCACTCTCATGCCTTGTGGTCTTGCCGAATTAGGAAATCGTGTACATGAATTTGTAATGGGAGGACAAGTCTCATCCTCAAACTGAGGCTATATATGCAAAGCTTTTGGAGATGACAAGAGTATTACTGAAACTTGAAGGCTACTCGTACGTCGAATGTGCTTGCTGACATTGAGGAAGAGAGGAGGAGACTGCTTTGTCTTATCATAATGAGAAGATTTCAGTTGCTTTTGTATTGATTAATACCATGGGGGACTCCGATTAAGATTGTGAAGAATTTAAGGTTTTGTGCAGATTGCCATTTTGCAATTAAACTACTATCAAAGATTTTGTCGATTTCATCATTTTAGAGACGGAGCTTGTTCTTGTAAAGATTATTGGTTGATCACTGAAAACTTGAAAGTCACACATgtttttggttgatttttccatttttccttgCTAACTTCTTCTGAAGCAGAGCAGacaaaacttgaaataaagaaCAAGCTTTGAACATCTTTTATGACCTGTAAGTTTTGTTGGGTGTTGACACTGACATCCTCTGAAATTGAGAGATCTTTGgaggaggcatctgaagctcTTGTAAGACTTATGTGCAAAGGGCTATGATGCTTGAATTACTTAAATGAAAGGATACTTCTCCATGTTTATAATTTGCAGACATAATTTTTGCTGATATAGTATTTTTGAGGGAGAAGTTACGAgggagaaaatggagagggcAACACATTATTAATCTGGCTTATCGTGCGCTATTGGCTTCATTTGTGTATCGTATTTGGAAGGAACGGAACTTGAGACGTTTGGAGCAGTTTGAGCGAGAACCGACCGCACTTGCTGGACTCGTTGTGGAAGAGGTTAGACAGAGAATTCTTAGTGTTTTTTTAGCTTGCTGTGTTAGTTTTTATGCGTTGcatagactttggcgtatcccttggtctgttggGGGGGATGCCACTCattgagcactgttgtactgtacgattgtactatttatttaatgaaaattatatttacctaaaaaaaaaagttatgatGTATAAATCCATTATtcgtttataatttttctggtTAATTTCACTTATGTTGTGTTTGGATGAAAGAATTTTAAGTGTGTCGGAatgattttgagaaaatatttcaaatgaatataatactaaatgaatttgaaatccatcgtagtattacaaaaaatagttCCCAATGGGATTTTGGTGATCGTAAATTCTTTATCTAAGTTCAAAGGGTTTGTTATACAAATCCGGCATCCTTAccttaaattattcataaattcaaatacaatatTAGCTAATAATTGGATAGTAACCACTATTAGTATAGATCACAATGATATAGTGTTAATGCAGGTGGTTAGAAGGCAAGGTGaatctctctatctctctttGTCTGTCTTTatctcatacacacacacagagtCCCCGACACCCCTCTATAAAGTATGCACTAACAATATACAGACCAACTTTATACTTTCACATATCAGTATAGATCATCACATGTTTCTATCTTATAACTCTCTCCAATAATCAAGACGACTTTACATACAAAAGAATAGGCATCTTAACGTTGAAGTTTTGCAGGTTGATTGAACATGGCTTGTTATcacctgaaaaaggttcagAAAGCAACTTTGGACGGGTATCCCAATAAAATCTCCCTCGACGTCAAGTGAATCAGAGAGTTCAAGAAAACCGCAGCAAGTGCCCAAGAATGGTGATCCAAAAGCTAAGAAGCAGATAACAAATGACAGGCATGATGAGtcgatgatgatgattatgTGCCAAGTTACAAACGAAGGAAGGGCAGGAGCTGGTTGTATAACTCTAGGTTCATAGAAAACTCAGTTGCCTAGATACGTCTGGATATCATTGAACATATAGCCGAACAAGCAAAATTTTAGGTGTACTAAAAGTTGCATTAATATGATATTATGCATCAGAAGTTGTGATTCATCTGACTGATCGTACTGTAACATGCAGCAGAAACTCTTATGATTCATCGACCTTATCCCAAGAAACAGAGTCAGGATATCTTGTCCCGttttaaacttttcaaatgCTCTTGATCGCATCCTCCTAACAGTATGAGCAAAAACTTTTCCAAATTCTAGAACCAATATGAGCATACTCGGTGTAAAAATGCATGGACGATCTCATTCTACCATTGCCCAGTAGTAACCATTGAATTGTTTGATCAAAATACATGTACTGATCAAAACATTGAGATCAGCACGTATACATTTCATGAGTTGTATGATCAAACGTTCGACATTTACGTTGTTGTAACCTTTAACCTCCCCCGAGCAGACAATAGTACTTGACTTGTATATTACAAGAAAGTTTAGAGGTAACAGAAAGACCACTGCGTCCATTTCCTAGAAAGAACACAAGTTCTTTAAGTCAAATCACCAGCTGATTGCAAGACCTTTCTATGGGCAAAACTCAAATGTAACTTTTGTACAAAGCATGAAAGTAAAGAGAACGGTTATAATCATTAAAGAACACGATATCTGCAATCACCCTTCTGAGCCAAagcatgaaagtaaatagaaTGGTTTTAATGGTTGAAAAACACGATCTCTGCAATCAACATCATGCAACCTTCTCAGCTGCTACCATGTAAAATGCTTATGGCTTTGGCCTCGGAGCGTCAGTTCCAGGCCTTGTCTGCTTGATATCAGGTTTTGTGAACCATGTAGTGTACAGGAACTGCTTGTGAGGCCCAACATGGTTGCATATTTGCCTTAGCTtctgtctctctctcatcCATCTCATAACTATCTTCATGTGTCTTTTACTTGTGAGTCCTTTTAACCCAATTGTCTGGCCATGTCAAAAAGTTTCATTAGCCAGTTATAGAATCAAAATGATAGAGGTATTAATCTAATACCAATCAACTGATATCATTGCCTAGTACTTCAACATGAGGAAaggaatttgattttttcacaAGCATAAAAGAAGCAAACAACCAGACAAACTCTCCCCATCAGTGCCATCCAGCCAACCAAAGACAAGAAGCTCTACTTGGGCAAGGAAATAAGAGATTTAACTCTTTGACCGTACGGGAAAACACAGTTGTTCTTCAGATTACTAACTAATGTCTCATGGGCACAAAAGAGTGCAACGGAAGGAAACAATTGATCTCAAAGCTCATTGTGAGATCTAGTTAACTACCCAATTCAGTGACATCAATGAAATCTTTAAATAAAGAATGGTTCCATGCTGTAGTATTACAAAGTGAGTTGGCTTCCCATTTAGATGGTCTTCATTGATCATGTCAGCTCATTGATACATCATATTAGGACatacaaataccaaaattcaaaacaagtcatgaaaatattctaatttaaCAAGGGgcatacaaatattttctgcAGTCACTATTAAGATAACAGTTTTTCCAGCAGCAAtctttataacaataaaaatcaagGTGCAATTCTATCTatgcaaattcaaattaagtcCAACAACGAAAAGGAACTGTACGTTCGTAGTTTCTGGAGAGGTCAGTTGCTCCACATGCAGTTTAACTTCATTCACATAAATCATGTTTGAAATTGGTTAAGAACTCAGAAAGATACAAATACCTTAACATGCTCCCAAGTATCAGCAACGGTTAGAGGTCCGTGCTCCTTCAAGACATCGAAAATGACCCTTGTGATCGTTTGTGTTTGCTCTGGCGGAGTTTTGAGTTCTATTGGTTTCATCTTCGGCTTTGGTTTCTTTGCAATATACCTGATTGCAGTAGCAAACATGGTGTCCCTCTCCACAATTGAAATTCCAGTTAACCAATAGAAAATCGGTTTCTCAGCTGCAttacaacaaagaaaattagcCATACTTGAGTATCCCCTAGAGAATTTAGACTCTGCTTCACTTATCAAAGTATCTCAAAACTTGCATAGCATTGCAGCAGGGAATCTGGGTCTTGAAATCAGTATTAAATTCAATTCCATTTCAATCccgaaaaatcaattttcctACGAATGCTGCGAACCATTTCAGGCGCGAATTCAGTTTACCATTTCATaacaagaaaggaaaaaactgTATAACAAGATTACCGAAATCTTAAAATAGCTTCTTTATCATTGAACAACGACAATGGAAGCATTTCATCGAACAGATTCCAGGCATTCTTCATACAACTATCAAGAAACATGCTGCAACTGCGTCTAATCTGCCTAGGTGCGTGTCtgtaaagagagagagatagagattGAAACCTTAAAAACGGCTTGCTTGAGTTGAGATGAAAGCAAATTCTTGTCTATTCTTGTTCCCCTCAATCTACCTTATACTATTCTTGATGCTCAATTGCCAAGAATTCTAGTACTCCTGCTTCAATGCTTTATTTTAGGTAAattctcttaatttttcttttatgtgcTATATccaactaataattataaataatcactcattgtttaaaaatttataaatatttctaaaattaatatatatccaACAAGTAGTCCTCTACAATCAGGATTCACGATAGGTGTTTGTTAGACGCATGTTAGTTTTatgagaatatttgtaatttttcaaataacgagcgaggaattataattatgacaaattctagaaaatgttattgtaatttgtccTCTATGATAAGAAAATTGATGCCTAATGATAACTACGAATAttcctttattatttaaggttttgaattttctctACAGTTAATTAGTATagtcaaaagaagaaaattatagcaaatacAAATCAACTACGGGTTAGCAACGGCCATTAGCCGTTGTTTCTGCAATTGTTAGCCAAAACATTAGTCATGGCCAAaatatgacaattttttttgctataacaaaaattatgatgattattgattaattatagtaaaaatttaaatttttacttagattttatttaatcataattaataatattgatttaccaCGAATTTTAAGCCACGATTGTGACGTCCATagaattttatacataattaaaaactaattgataattattaatttttttaatttaattataaataaattattagttaaaattaatatatatatatatataaaatttgaatagagTAAATTGaaacttattataatattttaagcaaattatactaattaaaaaataaaataaaaaataaaagtaattattaatcaaattaaaaaaaacagtcACATTTTCGAAGCGAAcacaagtattttttattttaatttatataattatattatttgattagtccgtttactaaatgtaatttatattgcCTGATGTAGTGTTGAAccgaaaaattttattaaattgactatttaaattagttttgaattaattatcccaaatatatatacgttcgttgtttatatatatatatttgatcgtGAATATTGactatttatttgaattagcTTAATATATGCAAAATTGCTATTACATTCATGTGCAGTTATGTTGCATGAACATAAGAtgaataattatgtgattataCAATcgattattcaattaaattgagtgaaaattttattgacgAGAAAATAATcgtgaaatgaaatgaatgatGAAGCTAACAATAACTTACCTTACCGAGTGAGGGTATACTGCAATGACttatgataatataattagtaatgaGCGACGTattgtcaataaaaaataaagatagtgTGACATACACACAACTTGTGTATTCTATGATACGATTGTCTATGAGAATCATACGAACTGTGTACtgtataatataaacaaaaaaatatattgcaatTCAGATGATGATAATAACCCGTTAATGCCGTTGAGTCCAATTTAATTACgcacaataaattaaaacgtcaaatattatggcatcaaaaacaaattcaaatgaattcGTATGTATGGCTTTATTTCAATCGagtatatatagaatatatttgCAGGTAAAATTAAGGTGAAGATttgcacttaaataattaacatgaAAACTATGTAtacacgtatatatatatatatcaacagtcacacataaaaataacatCGTACATGTATCCAAATCAAAACACAACCcacaaattaaaacataaatacataGGTATAAATATACGCATACGGTACACACTCACACGCCTTCTCAGACAAGCTGATGCATGCATATGCCTTATTGCAAACACctatatatgataatatatttgactAATGGTGGTGGCCGCCCGGCAGCTTCTCCTTGATCTTATCCATGATTCCCTTCTTCTCGTGCTCTCCCCCGTGCTCATAGCCATAACCACCACCGCCTGGGGTGGTGGTGGCTGCGCCGGAATGAGCTTGATCATCCCTGTGTCCGCCTCCAGGCAGCTTCTCCTTTATCTTCTCTTTCAGCCCCTTCTTTCTCCTCCCACCTTGCCCGTCATCCTCCGATGACTGCCATGCCGGATTACGTTAAACAAAATCATCAGTTGCAAAatcaaactatttattttttatcataaaggTTAAAGGAAAATAACATACCGAGCTGCTGGAGCTGCCAGAGCGGCGGGGGGGGCCCCCCCCCCGTAAGCACCGGTGGTGCCGGTGGTCCCATACTGATCAGTAGTCCCATATGCTCCGGTGGTGCCGTACTGCTCAGTCCCTCCGGGACGGTGATGAACCGGGTTGCCATACTCGTCGGTGTGGCGGATGGGATTGCCGTACTCGTCGGTCTGCCTGCCGTACTGGTCACCATATTGCGCCATCTCTGTAACTACGTAGGGTTTCTCAAATACTAAGAACACTGGAAAACTTAAAATGTAGCGACGGTTGTGTTTGTTGTAATGATGAGTTGAGAATCCGTCGCGGATGCGGTATTTATAGAGTAGCTAAGACGCAGTGACTCGAAAGTGGGTGGCAAGAAAATCTCCAAGTGTTCATGCGGGACGACACGTAGAGTTAAAGGGTTTTCAACACGTGGCACATTGTCGGCATTATGGATAAGATCCAGAACTATCAACTGTCATAAAACCCTGAACGTATCTTTCTAGAATTCAATGTCTGATTGTAAGGAATTGGAATTGAATGATGCAAGCGCACATTTGAAGATTGTGGTTTTGGTAAATAGCTTTTCATTTGGATAAGATTTGATGTAAAAAGTCTAAGTTGTTTATCTGATTTTTACAGTCACAACCGTGATCAAGATTAATAGTTAGGCACGACGGCTGGAAAAGTCGACAGAAAGTTCGAATTTCTGATGCCGTGAAGACAATCGTTCTCCctgaagatttttttttttagacaaaacggtgataatataataatcaaaaagtgtaaaaaatagCCTTCaacacacaaaagaaaaacaaacccaGCGCCCAAGccatagaaaagaaaattagccTATCCGCTcgcccccccaaaaaaaaaaaaaaaaggggattTTGAAACGGGTTTAGGaacgtatttttttttttttgttcttttttggAATGGTTTGAAAGTGACCGAATTAATTTGGACCaaattttggaatgattttggaATCGTTGACTATCCGTCCTTATAGATgacattcaaaatatttagaaacaGATCATGCCCGACCATTCCAATTTCGGATGGGCATTGTAACAAATTGTTGAAAATCGTtgctaatattatatttgtgaaaaaattttatttttttaattgaggAACGAACTGGCTGAAATTTAAAAtggttatattatttatatcgGGTTACTTTTTAAACCGTCTTTGTAATACTCGTGCCTGAATTTTGAAActctatttatttgtattggtgATAGATATAGGAACGGTGTTTGGAATGGTCtgtttgtcaatttttataatagtattagGCAtggttatatttttgtttggaacAGTCTTATGTAACTGCTTTAGAAACGGTCAATCTTATTTAGAAACACGTACATAAAACTGTcttagtaatggtattaggaactATCACTCTTATTTTGGAACACGTACTTAAAACTGTAttagcaatggtattaggaacggtcaGCTACTATTTAGGAACACATATTCGAAATGGTTTTAGCAATgatatttggaacggttaaTGCAATTTAGGAACGTGTTTAGTACTGTTTTAataatggtattaggaacggtcatttatttagatttgtaacattttctttacaatcactaaaatcgttcctactttttaattttataatttatttttatttataattttttatttttatgtaataaattttaataaacaatttaattcatatatttataaaaaaacaaaatttgtatattttaatacattttaatatataattaattaatttaataattttttaattaattgtatttatgaatttaattaattgaataagtaTGAAATAATAGAATGCAATAAgtattatgaaatatgaataattaagcaaataaatatctattttttctctcttctcgaTTTGCCGCCGTCTAACCTACCCACCATTTGAGACCACCAGGAATGTACTCTCCGATCCTCCGACAAGTCGATTGCACCCAAACCCATCCAATTTCTTCCACTACTCGGTTAGTTctctttgttttcatttcctcCACTTTTTCGCCACCCTGTCATTGTTTTTGTTCGCCGGGCCGGGGGACACCGCCCACGTCATGACTTTCTCATCGATTGACTCCCCCCATTTCTTCTTGTTTGCTATGTCAGCATTCATATAAGATGACGATTGTGTAAGTGAGGTCCATTTTTTACTGAAACTCTAAGCCCTAATATGATTTGTTAAGTTTCTGTCACTTTTGGctggaaggaccaaaattgttacaagttttgaaaaatcaaggactaaaattgctagTCTCGTAGTTGAAGGATCAACTT includes:
- the LOC105165756 gene encoding LOW QUALITY PROTEIN: dehydrin DHN1 (The sequence of the model RefSeq protein was modified relative to this genomic sequence to represent the inferred CDS: deleted 2 bases in 1 codon) — protein: MAQYGDQYGRQTDEYGNPIRHTDEYGNPVHHRPGGTEQYGTTGAYGTTDQYGTTGTTGAYGGGPPRRSGSSSSSSSEDDGQGGRRKKGLKEKIKEKLPGGGHRDDQAHSGAATTTPGGGGYGYEHGGEHEKKGIMDKIKEKLPGGHHH
- the LOC105165755 gene encoding uncharacterized protein LOC105165755 encodes the protein MFATAIRYIAKKPKPKMKPIELKTPPEQTQTITRVIFDVLKEHGPLTVADTWEHVKTIGLKGLTSKRHMKIVMRWMRERQKLRQICNHVGPHKQFLYTTWFTKPDIKQTRPGTDAPRPKP